The sequence below is a genomic window from Zhongshania aliphaticivorans.
GGCGCCAACTTCGCGCTCAATTTCGCTGCGAATATCACTAAAGCTGCGGCGTAGGCGACCTATCCAGAGTGCGACGGTGCGCACTGTGCCAGGCAAGCGTTCGGGGCCAATGACCAGTAAGCCGAGGACACCGATCACCAATAGCTCTGCAAAACCAATATCGAACATTTAGTGCTTAGACTCTTCTTTGCTCTCGGTTTTTGCCGTGCCGGCGTCTTGCTCGGCTTTGCTTTCGAGGTTTTTAGCTTCCTCGTCTTCGTCACCTTTCATACTGTCTTTAAAGCCTTTAAGGGCGCCGCCGAGGTCGCTGCCCATGCCCTTGAGTTTTTTGGTGCCAAATAATAAAACCACGATGGCAAGGATGATGAGGAGTTGCCAAATGCTAATGCCGCCTAAGCCCATGATTATGTCCTTTTGCTAAAAATGAAAATTAATTATTTGTCCCGCGCCGCTTTTTCGTCCAGACCTGAAAGGCCAAAACGGCGGGCGAGTTCGTCGAGAATCGGTTGGTGGCTTTCGCCAAGTTCCGACAGCATCACCAAACTGTGAAACCACAAATCAGCGGTTTCGTAGATTACTTTACTATTGTCGCCACTGACTTGTGCGTCTTTGGCGGCGATAACGGTTTCAAAGGCCTCTTCGCCGACTTTTTCCAGTATTTTATTTAGGCCTTTGTAGTGAAGGCTGGCGACATAGGAACTGTCTGGACTGGCGCTTTTGCGGGCCGCCAGTACTTGGTCGAGCTGACTTAAAATCGATTCTGGCATATTACTGGTCCACGCTTTTATACATTGTTGCGGGATCTTTTAATACCGCTTCCATACTCTGCCAGTTGTCGCCTTTAAGCTGGCGATAAAAGCAGCTTTCGCGCCCCGTGTGACAGGCGATACCGCCAATTTGCTCCACTTGCATAAGCAGGGCGTCGCCGTCGCAATCTAGGGCAATGGAGTGAATTTTTTGTACGTGACCGGAGCTTTCACCTTTGCGCCATAATTTATTGCGTGAGCGCGACCAGTAAACGGCGTCGCCGCTGCTAATCGTAAGTTGCAAAGATTCACTGTTCATCCATGCCATCATAAGCACGCGGCCACTTTTGGCGTCTTGGGCAATAGCGGCGACGAGTCCGTCGGCGTTCCACTTTACTTGCTCAAGCCACGGGCTGGTATTGGGTTTACTGCTCATACTGTTTCCAAGAGGCTTGGGTGTTCGTGTCGATATTGATCAGGGCCATACTTTACCTCAGCGGCTGCGGATAAAGAAATACAAAGCGACAGCAAATAGGCCAATACTCATGCTGGGGAGTTCTTGTAAGCCCGCTCGGATTCCGGGGTCGCTGACTAAGGCCGCTGCCAGCGCGGCAACTATGGCAAGGCGTTGATTGCGGCCGCGCTGCGCTTGTTGCTTAATCATTTCAGCAAAATCGTGTTGAAGTTGGCGCTCTGCTTTGGTGTTTGCAGAAATCTGCTCTTTGCCTGCGCCGCCGCGTTCCAGTAGCGCCTCAGGTAAGTTAGGTAGCTGTTCTAACCAGCCGGGAATGCGGTGACTGACTTTTTTCAAGACACTTTGCGGCGAGTAGCGATCGCGCACCCAGCGCTCCAAAAATGGCATGGCGGTAGACCATAAATCCAGCTGAGGGTAAAGCTGGCGGCCCAGACCTTCAATATTCAATAGGGTTTTTTGCAGTAGCACCAGAGAGGGCTGCACTTCCATGTCAAAGCGGCGGGCAGTTTG
It includes:
- a CDS encoding phosphoribosyl-ATP diphosphatase, producing MPESILSQLDQVLAARKSASPDSSYVASLHYKGLNKILEKVGEEAFETVIAAKDAQVSGDNSKVIYETADLWFHSLVMLSELGESHQPILDELARRFGLSGLDEKAARDK
- the tatA gene encoding Sec-independent protein translocase subunit TatA → MGLGGISIWQLLIILAIVVLLFGTKKLKGMGSDLGGALKGFKDSMKGDEDEEAKNLESKAEQDAGTAKTESKEESKH
- the hisI gene encoding phosphoribosyl-AMP cyclohydrolase yields the protein MSSKPNTSPWLEQVKWNADGLVAAIAQDAKSGRVLMMAWMNSESLQLTISSGDAVYWSRSRNKLWRKGESSGHVQKIHSIALDCDGDALLMQVEQIGGIACHTGRESCFYRQLKGDNWQSMEAVLKDPATMYKSVDQ